TCCAAGCAAACTGGTCTATGGATATGGGAAGAGCTTAAAATAAAGTGTCCGCGGCTTGGGAGTCAAAGGTTGCTGTACATGAGTGTTTTGAAAGAGTCGTGGAGCTTCTGAGGATTCAGCGCAGCGAGCTGGGCATGCAGTCACAAAGAGCCCTCCTCTCCGCCCTCAGCACCAGCGACTCGGTCTGCGCCGCAAAAACAGCATACACACGGTAAGCAGAGCTACGTTCTTCTGATAGCATAAGCAAGCTAACGCTAGCTAGCTTACCTATAACCTGACACGCGATGTGATCACTCATTGCATATCAAGTGTCGTGCGACAACTATTAAATATATTACAAATTGTTTTACCCGTCGGATGGTTGGATAAATATCACAATTTTATGAAAAGGataatatcaataaaaaaagtgcAGGTGTATTTTTGTCCAGTCAGGGTTGCCGTCTTCACATTCTACACTGTAGTATCTGTGGCTTTGAATGTGTGTGGCTTCAAATGAGCCAGAAGTTGAATCAGTGCTGCAACTTTTACCGGTTGTTCTACTGTCAAAACTGCCGAATGGAATTTCAGAGAACTTTTGCCACTTGTGCTCAGTCGTAGCTCATTTTCCTAAAAAGTGAGCGTTGGTCTTTTCAACTGTACTACCGATTCATACAGATTATTCTGAAGCAATCTCACGCCAGGAATGAAAATAGCCCCCATACCCTGGCGTCCAGGTTGAAAGCAGTCTTTTTGAGATCCTGCAGGGCTCTCTGCATGAACTCAAACGCATGACAGTCGACGCAAGGGCGACCTGCAAAAAGAGACGCCATCCCTTCATTATTCCTACATTCAGCTCATCCTCAATATTCATCAGCAAAATCACTGACATGGGGGGAGGGGGCGTACATGAGACATTATGAGCTGAGAAGTGTTTCTCATACAAACATATTATGATGACTTTACCGCTGCGTTGGCCTAGGTAAGTGGCAGCTAAAAATGACGTCGTTGCAAGGCAAAAGCAGGCGCGCTCAGTCAATCACCGTACCGCGTCTTTTGATTCATTTGTTGGTTTTCCAAGATCTACGTAAATATTTAACTGTAATCAGGATTTAACTTAGTGACATGGACGACGATGCCTTCCGACTTACGTAAAATAAAAAGGGTTTATGACGTCGTTGTATGAACGGAAATCCATCGTAAAGGGTTATTTGTCAGAACTGGCTCGCCATCGGGACCCAAATAAATCGGGCACCTACTTTCCGCGGGGATGACTGTCCCCGTCTCCCGGTCCGCATCCGCAGCACCACCGCGGCAGAGGACGAGCTGGGCCGCCAACAGGAGCATCGCTGCCTGCAtcatacctccagatgccatcatcCAATACCTACGCGTGTGGATTTTGCTTATTATTTGCACGCAGCCAGCGATAACGCGAGCTCCGTTTACCTACCCCGAATCTGTCGACGTTTTGTTTTTGGGAACACCAGGTCAGTGCCAAATGCTCGTGGAGATGTTATTGATGAGGtgagccgtgcgcatgcgcatgGCTCGGCTAGAGGGCAAAACCGCAGGACCTCAAACTAAAAATTGAGATGATCGGACCTGTGAATCAACACCGACCATCCAGAAacggtgaaggaaaaaaaatcacttacaATGATCAATTCTGTTCTAATGTAAAGAAAGGCAAATAGCAAATAACTAAAAGATGCTTGTAAAAATAACACTGCTAAAAGTCGAAGTACTGAGTCAAGTAAGTGCAAAATTAAAATTTCTTAAATATCTTTCTTAAATAGCTGTCTCTATCAatagacgcacacacacgcacactttaaATGTgttcacacacgcgcgcgcacgcacactttAAATGTgttcacacacgcgcgcgcacgcacacattaATGTTATTAAATAAAGTGAACTTTCCCGACACGTTGTAACACAACAATAATGAGAAATAGTCCAAACATATATATTTTGATCTTtatactttttctttttcttcaatttTATCTTTTTTCCAATGCTGTTCAACGGCCTCCACGCAGACGTGGGCGGGGTCCTGACTGTCGTTCTCTTAGTAGTCCATTAAAATGCCCGAACTCAAAACACTTCTTTTTCCAAGatggcgtcgatgaaggacagcGACACTGGCCTGTGGCTTCACAACAAACTGGGCTCTACGGACGAGCTGTGGACGCCGCCGAGCATCGCGTCGCTCCTCACCGTGTCCGTCATCGACAACATTCGCCTTTGCTTCTCGACTTTGTCGCCGCCCGTCAAGCTCAAGTTGCTCCTCGGGATGCTGCATCTCCCCCGGCGGACCGTGGACGAGGTGGGCGACCTCCAGCAACATCGCGTACACCCTTCGCTCGCACTTATCCTCGGCCGAGTTGTCTTCTAAGGGGAAGAAGCTGCTCTACCTTGACTCACGTCTCCCGAACGCGTCGTCGCTATTGTCCTTCGGCGCGCTGCAAAAACACAAGTCGGctgcgttagcattagcacGCTAGCTTCCGACACAGAGGACGATGACGAGACGAGAACCAGCGAAATTAAACCGAAAACGCGACGCGTCCTCCTCTTACTGAGGCAGCCTGTACTTTCCGCACACCTGTGGTCGACCCCATCCACCGGTTGTTGGCGTTTTATCACCGAACGTCTGCGGTTCTCGTTCAGACATATTGACGGACTGGGGGGAAAAACAGAACCGAGGGGGCGGTACCGTCCCTGGAATCTTGTTTCCCAGCCTTTCTTGCGCCGAGGCACGCGTTTTAAATGAGTGGAATCTCACGCCAAACTACTAAAGCACCCTGCTTCTTTTCTTTTGAAGATTCTTTTCCAACTTTAATTTCAGTATCTGAAAGTTTATCTGAACTTTCTCCCCAATGCCCAGACTGTTTGGAATGGTCGCTTCAACCGGAGTACCACGCACACAAGCAATACTGAAAATCGGACGATGTTTTGTTTCAGTTGATGAAAGAAACTTCTGTCTAATAAAATGATCAAgtctaatttttttattttttttttgtgcttgccAGATGAAGGAGGCTCTCTCCGAGATAATCCAGCTGGCCACGGTGGACTCTGAGCCGTGGGTGCTGATGGTCGCAGACATCCTCAAATCCTTCCCGGAGACAGGCTCCCTCAATCTGGATTTGGAGGAACAGAATCCAAACGTGCAGGACATCcttggcgagctcagggagaaaGGTAAGAGAAAGGCTTGCTtgcaaatggatttttttggtGCAAGATTTCTTTTGTTCAATATTTTTTGGTTGAATGTCTCTCTTGGCATGTAGTTGCGGAGTGCGAGGCGTCCGCCATGCTTCCCTTGGAATGCCAGTACCTGAACAAGAGTGCGCTGACCACGCTGGTAGGACCCCTCACGCCCCCCGTCAAACATTTCCAGCTGAAGAGGAAGCCCAAGAGCGCCACCCTCCGAGCCGAGCTGTTGCAGAAATGTAAGTAGTCTTTTCTTGCTTGCCAAAGCGCGGTGGCGCCAAACTGCTTTTGTCTTTTCTAGCCACAGAGACGGCACAGCAGCTGAAGAAGACTGCCGGGGTGCCGTTCCATGCCAAAGGAAGAGGCTTGGTCAAAAAGATCGACACTACCAGTAAGTGCTGCCTCGCTCTGGGCCATTTGGGTTGTTGGGAATCCAAAAGCCAAATATCCCTCGGCCACCTACTGGGACTCATTGATTTGTTTGAATTCATTGTAGCCCCTCTCAAGGGGATTCCCAAGGCCCCATTTCGCAGCCCCACGGCTCCGAGCATGTTCAGCCCCCCCAGCAACCGAGCGGCCATCGCACCAGTGCGCACGCCCCTGCGCAAGGAGCGTGGGGTCAAGGTATCTCGCGGGCCGGCGAGCACCTATTGTCGGGCTCCGTAGTCCAAAGCCTCATCTTGAGGATTGCATTCTGCTTTGCAGCTGCTGGACATCAAAGAGCTCAACATGGTGGGAGCCGGAAGGGAAGCCAAAAGGCGTCGGAAAACTTTGGGTAAGCGCCGCAGTCCGACCTTGACCGTCAAGTTTCACGAGACTGGAACGGCTGGTGCTCAGGCGTTCCTTTTTTTGTAGAAGCGGAAGCAGACGAGAAAGCGGCCAAAGAAGAAGCGGTGGTGGAGAACACGACACCCGATTATGCCGCGGGCCTCGTCTCCGCACAGGTACTTGGATCTGACGCAGATGCTTGGTCGATAGTCGAGACTGCTGCAGAGGAACGGCCATTTTGGTGCACagctaaaaaattaaataattgaaGTTGGTTTGCCCGCACACCCGACACAAGCAGCAAATGTCGCCGGCTTTTCTGAGGCATTGATAGCGATACGTTTTCTATGTTTTTGTCATTTGGTTGATCAAAAGGCCAACATGCACACGGCGTAATATATGTTtgatattataaaatgaaatttaaaatataatttaatttaaaattattaaatatttaaCATGGGCAAGTGGGGGGCAGCCTTTATTTCTCATTTTATGCCACCTGCATATTCTTGATTGTGTGAATCAAAAGAGGTAGCCATCAAGGTCATTTTCTTTCGCAGAAACTCGGGGCGCTGAACGAGAACCCGCTGCCGTCGACCAGCTACCTTCCGGCCACCCCCAGCATGGTTCCTTCCTCCTCCTACATTCCCAGCTCCGAGGCTCAGCCAGGTGAGCGATCCTTCTTTCGCCGAACCAGTACCCTCGCTCACCGTGCTGTCCGATCTCGCCCAAAGCGAACGCGGCCGGGTCCGGCTGGGACGCGCTGCAGTCGGCTCGACAGCCCGAGGAGCCGGTGGCGGCGGGCGCAGGCGCCCCCACCGCCGCGCTCCCGGCCCAGTACAAGCAGAGGACGCCCATGTACAATGCCGGCACGGCGGCCAACCCGGCCACCCCCGCCTCTCCCAGCACACCGgcctccacgccggccagcaacgGGCCGGCGGCAGCCGCCACCGCCGGCCAACCCGAGACTCCCGCTCAGCACCCAGCCGCGCCTCAGACGCCCACGCCTCCGCAACCTCAGCCCAAGAAGAATCTCTCGCTGACGGTACGGCGTCACTTGTGTGTTGCCGTTGGCTCCGACTCGCATATTGAAGCAAAGTTTGTATTTTGCAGAGGGACCAGATGTATGCAGCTCAGGAGATGTTCAAGACGGCCAACAAGGTGACCAGACCAGAGAAGGCCCTTATCTTGGGATTCATGGCAGGATCCAGAGGTACGTCGGTTGGTTGTTGGTTGGCCTGGTGCCCAGGTTGTACCTTTCACCTCAATCTATAAAAATGTGTTGGTTATATATAACATCCCGCAACCTACAAAAAGGTTTCCATCGCCATATGTTAAAACTAACAGGAAGGTGGCCAATTAAAGTTCTGCGTGGTGGTAGCGCCACCTACTGGCTACAGGAAATGATTCTTTGATGTTTTTTCTGCTTGTGGTTAACCAACCAGATTTACTAAATAATTCCTCTGACGCATTTAGGCCTTTGTGATGCTAAAACAGAAAGTTTGTGAGTTTTCTCGAAACGTTGTTGCTGTCGGACGCAACCGAGAGGTCTCATAAGttcgtttttcattttttatgtttgttttgaaacCCTTCGTGCTTTATTTATGACTGAAAGTGTTTAATTTTGTCTAACTTTGTTGATCTAGCAAAATACTGTTTGCTAAAAAATTATGGGGATTCTGATGGTCTTATTAACATTTGTGAAAACATGAAACTTTACACACGATGAGTACATGAGTATGGAACTCTGCACTCTACTGCCATCTACTGGTAGTTTCAGCGCACGGCGCTTACCAAGACTGTCATCGCTTTCCAATTCCTACTAGCAATGTTTGAGTGCTCAAATATGTTTGAATgtcgaaagtgtgtgtgtggagggaggggggggggggggggcaataaaTATTCACTGTTATGAAATCATGAAATCTTTTGTCTTGTAGAGAACCCATGCCCGGAGCAGGGGGACGTCATCCAGATCAAGCTGAGCGAGCACACCGAGGTGTTGCCCAAAgcggacggcacgggcagcaccaccatgctggtggacaccgttTTCGAAATGAACTACTCCACGGGTCAATGGACCCGACTGAAAAAGTACAAGCCCATCACCAACACCTCCTGAGAGGTGCCACAGGTGGACTCCACTCGATCACATTCACAAGTTGCCGTTTGGGCCGAAACGAGCACCCGGGGAGAGAAGGTCCTTCCTCCTGCGCACGTGCAGAATATAGTTTCATTCGTTTGGCCTTCTCATTTAGTTTTGGTCACAGCGGGACTTTTTCGCAACGCGCCTAGCGGATAACGATGGTGCCGTTTTTCGTCGCCCCACccccatttctttttttccccccagactaaaggaaataaaatagaATGACACCGACTGTTAAGACCTTGATTTTGAaatcttttcatttgtgtgATTTGTGGCACACAAGTCCCGATGGTTGATTAACATTCACGCAAAGATCATAAAATGGATTACGAAGACAACGGATCCAGTTTGACAgcttaacaaaataaaaaagaacagATATAGCACTCAATTTGTGTTCCGAGAACAGAAGAACTCACTGCGCACACGCTCTGAGGAAATTGACACAAAGATGAGCTCATGTGTAAAGAGCTAAGCAGATTAAAGTTTGCCCCTACCTCTGTAAATTTGTAACTTGAGATCTCTTTGAACATTTGGCAAAATTTACACAAAAACAAGGTCTTGTGTTAACATGACAAATCGCTTAAAAGGTCTCAAATGTTAGAAAGGATAGAAAACAGCCCAAGCCACTCGATTGAAGCATTCCCGTAAAAAGCCAGAAAATTTTGACTAATCGCTCCCCTTAAAAAGTGTAAATATAAAGCAACCACCGACTCCCAAGCATCATGTCGTTTACGTTCCACTTCAAATGAAACGGGTTGATTTTTCATAGCTACCCAACAGGACGTCACCATCGGCAGTGACGTCCGCAATTTGCGCTAACAACCAGGCTAAGCGCTAATAACCCTGGCTAAAGCTGCTCCCTCCTCTAGCTTCCTACTAGTTGCAGTCCCTGTCCACCGTTTCAGTCCACCCTGATCTGTGAACATTTCTAAAACTAGTGGAGGGGAAATGTAAAATCTGACGGGGAAGTGGCTGTTTTCCCCGAGCGTCCTTGGCAACCAGGGCCTAGATCATCTTCATCCGGCGGACGTTGGAGAGAGGCTCTCTCCAGCCTCCGAAGGCCTTCTCCAGGTAGAGCGCCAAGGCCAGCGGCAGCCGATCCTGCAGCTTCCCGCTCACGACCTGCACGCCCATGGGGAGACCCTCCTCGTTCAGACCCAAGGGGCACTGGGTGACCGGCAGGCCCAGAACATTGAAGATGCCTGAGGAAGGAGGCAAAGGCGTAGTTAGGCGAGGCGACGGATCATCGGCGTCACTGCGTACCGGTGTAGGCAAAGTCAAGTGGTTGAAAAAGCGCGTGGTGATGTTTTGGGGCCACCCTGGGATGCGTCGGGTAAAGAAGCACACCGTCGCTTCCCAACAGCTGCTCCACGTCCTTCTGTAGCTTCTCCTTCAAGCCCACAAGGAAGGAGGACGGTGTGGGCGAAGAAATCTTCTCCATAATGGCCAGACCTGCACAGGTAAACATTTTGAGTTGCAGTTTGGAAGCACCTCAGCAGTTGTTGACGCTCACCAATGGCGGCCACGGTGTGGTCGGATTTTCCTACGAGGCTTTTCACCGCCTCCCATATGGGCCACACCGGCCGGCCCGGCTCTCCCAACTCGTCGGCGAACGGAACTGGAGGCTGCGGGAGAGAATGGCGGTAATTCGCCGAGCGATGCGACATGAgcggcggccggccggcatcACCTCGC
The sequence above is drawn from the Syngnathus scovelli strain Florida chromosome 1, RoL_Ssco_1.2, whole genome shotgun sequence genome and encodes:
- the nelfa gene encoding negative elongation factor A gives rise to the protein MASMKDSDTGLWLHNKLGSTDELWTPPSIASLLTVSVIDNIRLCFSTLSPPVKLKLLLGMLHLPRRTVDEMKEALSEIIQLATVDSEPWVLMVADILKSFPETGSLNLDLEEQNPNVQDILGELREKVAECEASAMLPLECQYLNKSALTTLVGPLTPPVKHFQLKRKPKSATLRAELLQKSTETAQQLKKTAGVPFHAKGRGLVKKIDTTTPLKGIPKAPFRSPTAPSMFSPPSNRAAIAPVRTPLRKERGVKLLDIKELNMVGAGREAKRRRKTLEAEADEKAAKEEAVVENTTPDYAAGLVSAQKLGALNENPLPSTSYLPATPSMVPSSSYIPSSEAQPANAAGSGWDALQSARQPEEPVAAGAGAPTAALPAQYKQRTPMYNAGTAANPATPASPSTPASTPASNGPAAAATAGQPETPAQHPAAPQTPTPPQPQPKKNLSLTRDQMYAAQEMFKTANKVTRPEKALILGFMAGSRENPCPEQGDVIQIKLSEHTEVLPKADGTGSTTMLVDTVFEMNYSTGQWTRLKKYKPITNTS
- the nicol1 gene encoding NELL2-interacting cell ontogeny regulator 1, with the translated sequence MMASGGMMQAAMLLLAAQLVLCRGGAADADRETGTVIPAESRPCVDCHAFEFMQRALQDLKKTAFNLDARTESLVLRAERRALCDCMPSSLR